AATGGATCGCCGAGGAAGTGCAGACCGTCTTCGCCGAGCAGGAAGGCGCCGCTTTCGTGAATGGCAACGGCGCCGACAAGCCCAAGGGTATTCTCGCCTATGCGACAGTCGCAGACGCCAGTTGGAGCTGGGGCAATATCGGCTATGTGGCGACCGGCGTCTCTGGCGGGTTCGCCGCGAGCAATCCTTCCGACGCGCTCTTCAATCTCGTCTATGCGCTGCGCGCCGGCTATCGGCAGAATGGCAAATTCATTCTCAATCGCCAGACGCAATCGGCGATCCGCAAATTCAAGACGACGACCGGAGAATATCTCTGGGCGCCGCCGACGAGCCTCGATCAACCCGCCTCGCTGCTCAATTTCCCCGTCGTGGAGGCGGAGGACATGCCGAACATGGGCACCGACAGCTTCTCGGTCGCCTTCGGTGATTTCGCGCGCGGCTATCTCGTCGTCGATCGCCTCGGCGTGCGGGTGCTGCGCGATCCTTATTCCGCGAAGCCTTACGTCCTCTTCTACACGACGAAGCGTGTCGGCGGCGGCGTGCAGGACTTCGAGGCGATCAAGCTGCTGAAGTTCGGAACGGCCTGAATGTGAGCCGCTAAATCGTAAGCGGCGAGCGCCGCGGCTCGCGGCGCTCGCATTCACCAATCACGCAATGGACGAATTTATGGTTCCAGAACTCCTCTTCGGGCCGGCCCTCGAGCCCGTGTCGCTCGACGACGCAAAGGCCTGGCTGCGACTCGATTCGAGCGACGAGGATCAGTTGCTGTCGGCGCTGATCGTCTCGGCGCGCATGACGGTCGAAGCCTATGCGCGGCGCTTCTTCGTGACGCAGAGTTGGCGAATGAGACTCGACGCCTGGCCCCCGCACACGTTGCGGCGCCGAACTCTCGCCATTCCATTCGCTCCGTTTCGGAGTGTGTCGGCGATACGCGTGTTCGATTCTTCGGACGTCTCACAGACGTTGCCGGGCGCCTCCTATCGCGCGCCGGCGACGCGCGACTCGGGGCGCGTAGTCTTTGCCGATGCGCCTGCGCAACCCGGACGCGCCCGGGACGGAATAGAGATCGACGTCGTCGCCGGATATGGCGACGCCGCCACGGACACGCCCGAGCCGCTGCGTCGGGCCATTCTCGCGCTCGTCGCGCATTGGCACGAAAATCGAGGTGACGCGGGCGATGTCGGCGCGCCTCTGCCGACGCTCGTTGTCGCGCTGGCCAAGCCGTTTCGACGCGAGCGCCTGACATGAGCGCGCCAAGCATCGGCGAGATGCGGTTGCGCATGTCGCTCGAGGCCGCTGTCGACACGCCGGATGACAGTGGCGCGATGACGCGCAGCTATGTGCCCGTCGGCGACCTATGGGTGATGCTGTCGCCGCTCTCCGCCGATGCGCAATTCGTCGCCGAGCGGCAGGAGCAGGCAGTCGAATGGATCGCGCATATTCGATGGCGGTCGGATGTGACGAACGAAATGCGGCTCGTCGCCGGCGCCCGCAGGCTGCGCGTCAAATCCGTCCATGATCCGGATGGTCGACGCCGCTTCTTGCTCTGTCGTTGCGAGGACATCGAATGAGGAGACGCAAATGAGTCTTTCGGCGATCCTCGCGCTACGCAAGGCGATGCGCGCGCGCCTCGCGGCGAATGGTGATCTCCTCGCCGCGCTCGGGGGCGCGAAAATCTATGACGAGGCGCCGCGCGGCGCCGAAGCTCCCTACCTGCTGTTCACGGACACGAGATTGCGCGACTGGTCGACTGCGGAGGCCCGTGGCGCCGAGCAATTCGTGACGCTCTCGATCGTCTCGAATCAGCGGGGCGCGGCGGAAGGGCTCGCCATAGGCGAGAAAATCGTCGCTCTGCTCGATGAGGCGCCGCTGACGCTCGATGGCCATCATCTCGTCGATCTGCGGCATCAGGGAAGCGAGACGCGGCGCGAGCACAACGGCCGCTTTGCCCGCGTCGATCTACGCTTTCGCGCGACCACGGAAGTCCTTTGACGTCGCCATTTCGAAATTTGGAGCCCTCGCATGTCCGCACAAAAGGGAAAAGATCTGCTGTTGAAGCTCGACGATGGAAGCGGGACTTTCATCTCGGTCGCCGGCCTGCGCACGAGGCGTCTCTCATTCAACGCCGAAACCGTGGATGTCACAGATGCGGAATCCGCGGGGCGTTGGCGGGAGTTGCTCGATGGCGCTGGCGTGAAGCGTGCGAGCCTCGCGGGAACCGGCATTTTCAAGGATCAGGCGTCGGATGCGCTCATTCGCCAGCTTTTCTTCGATGGGCTGCTGCGCGATTGGCGAATTGTCGTTCCGGACTTCGGCGTCATGGCCGGCGCGTTCCAGATCACGAGCCTCGATTATCGCGGCGAGCACAACGCCGAGATGACATTCGACATAGCGCTCGAATCGGCGAGCGCGATCTCCTTCACGCCGGCTTGAGGCCTCGTCATGGTCAATCGGAAACGCGGAGACGTCGAGGCGGCGCTCGATGGCAAAGTCTATCGCCTCTGTCTCACGCTCGGCGCGCTCGCCGAGCTCGAGAGCGGACTCGGCGCGAGCGATCTCGTCGCGCTCGCCGAACGCTTCGAAGGGCGGCGGCTCGGGGCGCGCGATCTCATTCGCATCATCGGTTGTGGATTGCGCGGCGGCGGGCATGAGGTGAGCGACGACGACGTCGCGCGCATGACGGTCGCGGGCGGGCTCGGCGACTATGTGCGAATTGCGGCCGCGCTCCTCGCGGCGACCTTCGGAGAAAGCGAAATCGCAAACCCTACGGCGCCGCGGGATGCGAGCGGCTGACGCCGCCGGCCTTCCCCTGGGCGCGGGCGATGGCTTTCGGACTCGGCGTTCTGCGCCTGTCGCCTCGCGATTTCTGGGCGATGACGCCGCGTGAGTTGGCGTGCGCCGCGGAGGGCGTTTATGGGCGCGCGGCGGGCGCGCCTTCGCGAGACACGCTCGCCGCCTTGATGCGAGCGTTTCCAGACGGAGATGCAAAGTGACAGATTCGACGAGCAGTGACAGCGTAGCGCAATCGTCTCTCGATCTTCCGTTTCAGGCGCTCGATCTGAAGACGACGAAGTCGCTGCTGCAGGATATCAATGTCGTCGCCGCTTCGGCGACAAAATCTTTGTCCAGCGGACTCGCCGGAGCGGCCGTGAGCGGAAAGAGCTTCGACACGACTCTCGCCTCCATAGCGCGTTCGCTCGCCAAGCTCGGTGTGAGCGCAGGCGCGCAGGTATTGGCGCAAGGCGTGTCGAGCGGATTGAGCGCGCTGATCTCCGGCGCCTTTGGAGCGGGAGGCGGCGCTTCCGTGGCGCCTTTCGCAGAAGGCGGGGTCGTTGCGAGCCCGACCTTCTTCGGCGCGAATGGCGCGATCGGGCTGATGGGCGAGCGCGGCGCCGAGGCGATCATGCCGCTCGCGCGCGGGCCGGACGGGCGCCTCGGCGTCGCGATGCAGGGCGCGCGCGACGCCGTGGCCGTCACCGTCAACATAGCGGCGCATGACGTCGAGAGCTTTCGGCGCTCGGAGGGCCAGATCTCGGCGGCGCTCGCGCGGGCAGTGGCGCGCGGTCGGCGCAATCTGTGAGGAGCCTTCGGCATGCTGGAGTTTCACGAGACGCGCTTTCCGCTCGATGTGTCGTTGAACGGACGCGGTGGGCCGGAGCGACGCACGGATGTCGTCACGCTCGGCTCGAATCGCGAGGCGCGTAATGCGCGATGGGCGCATTCGCGCCGGCGCTATGAAGCGGGCTATGGCGTCAAATCGCTCGCGCAGCTCGCTGTCGTAATCGATTTCTTCGAAGAGCGGCGTGGTCGCCTTATCGGCTTTCGCTGGCGTGATCGCGCTGATTGTTCTTCTGCGCGGCTCGGTGGAGCGCATTCGCCGGTCGATCAGACGCTCGGCGTCGGCGATGGCGTGAGCACGCAATTTCAGCTGGTCAAAATCTATGGCGCGAGCTTCGCGCCTTATGCGCGCGCAATCGCCAAGCCTGTGGAGGAGAGCGTCCGCGTCGCCGTCGCCGGAATCGAGAAGACGCGGGGCGCGGATTTCGATGTGGATGCGACGAATGGCCTCGTGTCCTTCGCGCCGTCGGCGATTCCTTCGAGCGGGGCAGCGGTGACGGCAGGCTTTCTCTTCGATGTGCCCGCCCGCTTCGATACGGATTATCTCGAGATCGACGTCTCGGCCTTCGAGGCCGGCGCGATTCCGAAAATTCCGATCGTCGAAATTATTCCGTGAAGGAGAAATCCGATGCGTTCTGTTTCGTCGACGATGCGGGAGCGTCTCGACGCTCGCGCTTCGAGCTTCTGCAATTGCTGGCGCCTCGCGCGCAAGGATGGGACGCTCCAAGGATTTACCGATCATGATCGCGATCTTGTGTTCGCAGGCGTGACTTATCGGGCGGCCTCGGGGCTGACGGCCACTCAGATCGAGGCGAATGTCGGCCTCGCGGTCGGTAGCGGCGAGATCGTCGGAGCGCTGCAGTCGGAGGGTCTCGAGGAGCGGGATCTCGCCAATGGGCTCTATGATGGGGCGGGTGTGGAGATATGGCTGGTCGACTGGTCCGACGTCGATAATCGTCTGCTCGTCGACGCGATGACGATCGGCGAAGTGGCGCGCAGCGAGTTCGCTTTTCGGGCGGAGCTGCGCTCGCTCGCCCATCTATTCGACGAGACGCGCGGTGACAGCTTTCAACGCGGCTGTTCCGCCGATCTCGGCGATGCGTGTTGCAAGGTGGATGTCGGCGCCTCGGCGTTTCGTACCACCGGCGCCGTGCTGGGCGCGGCGCGGGGTGCGATCGTCGCAACTCTCGCCGGGGCGTTCGACGATGAATTTTTCACAGGCGGTTCGCTGACGTTTACGAGCGGCGACAATGCCGGCGCGCGCGTCGCGATCAAGTCACATCGACGGTCGGGTGAAAATGTGAGCCTGGCGCCATGGTCGCAGCTCGCGGGCGAAATCGCGTCCGGAGACACCTTCGCTCTTGTCGCAGGATGCGACAAGAGCGCTGCGACCTGCGAAAGCAAATTTTCGAACATCGTCAATTTTCGCGGCTTTCCACATATGCCGGGCAATGATGTCGTGATGTCCTATCCGAGTTCGCTCGCGCCGACGATGGATGGTGGGAGCTTTTTTCGGTGAGCGGGCTCGCGCGCGCGGCGATCGTCGCAGAGGCTCGGCGTTGGATCGGGACGCCCTATCGGCATCAGGCTTCGCTCATTCATGTCGGCTGCGATTGCCTTGGTCTCGTGCGCGGCGTGTGGCGCGGGCTCGTCGGGCCGGAGCCGGAGGAGACGCCGCCCTATTCGCCGGATTGGGCGGAGGCGGAAGGCGAAGAAACATTGTCGCTCGCCGCGCATCGGCATTTTACGAGTGTCGAGGCAGGATCGTTTCGAGCGGGCGATGTGCTGCTGTTCCGCTTCCGGGATTTCGCGCGGGCGAAACATCTCGGCATTGCGACCAGCGCCACTCACATGGTCCACGCGCATGGCGGCGCGTGCGTCGCGGAGGCGCCCATCGGACTTTGGCGAAAAAGGATGGTCGACGCTTTCGTCTTTCCCGGCGTCATGGACTGACTCTTCGAGGACCATATGGCCACACTCTTATTGCAGACGGCCGGCGCGGCGATCGCGCCAGTTGGTTCGATTCTCGGCAATGTCCTCGCCGGCGTCGGCGGGGTTCTGGTGGACGCTGCATTGCAGCCGCGGGCGGCCACGCGGTACGAAGTCGGGCCGCGCTTGAAGGCGATGGACGGCGTGGCCTCGACCGAGGGCGCGGCGATTCCGCGCGTCTACGGCCGGGTGCGCATCGGCGGGCAGATGATCTGGGCGACGCGTTTTCTCGAGCAGGCGAATGTCTCGCTGGACGGCGGATCCGGCAATCGCGGCAAGGGCGGCGGTGGATCGTCTCAGACCGTCAATGTCACTTATTCCTATTACGCCAATTTTGCGATCGGTCTCTGCGAGGGGCCGATCGCTTTCGTGCGGCGCATTTTCGCGGATGGCAATGAGCTCGATATGACGAGCCTGCCGATCCGCATCTACAATGGCGATGAAGAGCAGCTTCCAGATCCGTTGATCGTCGCCAAGGAAGGCGCTGAGAATGCGCCGGCCTATCGTGGGCTCGCCTATATCGTGTTCGAGCAATTGGCGCTCGCCTCTTTCGGCAATCGCATTCCGCAATTCACCTTCGAGGTCACCCGGCCGGTCGCCGGCCTCGGCGAGATGATTCGCGCGATCGATGTCATTCCCGGCGCCACCGAGGCGGGCTATCAGCCGTCGCTGCAATTGAACTTTTTTTCGCCCGGCGCGACCAGTGCGGAAAATCGGCATCAGTCGACGGCGGCGAGCGACTGGACCGCGTCGATCGACGCGCTGCAGGCGCTCTGTCCAAACCTCGAGAGCGTCGCGCTCGTCGTGTCGTGGTTCGGCGACGATTTGCGCGCGGGTCATTGCAGCATTGCGCCGCGTGTCGACGCGACCTTCAAGACGATCGGCGAATTCGACTATGTGTATGGTCCCTATTGGCCCGCGGATTGGTCGGTCGCGGGGCTGAACCGCGCTTCCGCACGGCTCGTCTCTCAGCTCGATGGACGAGCCGCCTTCGGCGGCACGCCGAGCGATGCTTCTGTGCGCGCGGCGATCGCGGATCTGAGAGCGCGTGGGCTTTCGGTCGTGTTCTATCCTTTCGTGATGATGGATGTGCCGCCGGACAATATTTTGCCGGACCCCCGCACCGGCGCGGCCGGGCAGCCGGCGTTTCCCTGGCGTGGTCGCATCACTTGCGATCCGGCGCCGGGACGCGCCGGCGCTGTGGATGGAACCAGCGAAGCGGCGACGCAAGTCGCGGCATTTTTCGCGCAATATCGTAGCTTTATTTTGCATTACGCCGAGCTTTGCGAGGAGGCGGGTGGCGTCGACGCGTTTCTGATCGGCTCGGAGCTGGTCGCGCTGACGCGCATTCGCTCGGCTGTGGGAGTCTTTCCTGCGGTCGCCGCGCTGGAAGCGCTCGCCGTCGATGTGAAGAGCGTTGTTCGCAGCGGCGTGAAGATCGGTTACGCCGCCGATTGGACAGAATATGGCGGGCAGGTTCTGGAGGAGGGCGAGGTTCGTTTTCCGCTCGACCGGCTCTGGGCGTCGACGGCGATCGATTTCGTCGGGATCGACATTTATTGGCCGCTCTCGGATTGGCGTGATGGGGTCGATCATCTCGACGCTCAAATCGCGGCGAGCGTCTATGAGATCGATTATCTCGGCGCGCGCGTCGCCTCTGGCGAGGGATATGACTGGTTTTACGCGAGCGAGGCGGATCGGCAGTCGCAAACGCGCGCGCCGATCGCGGATGCGCTCGGCAAGCCATGGATGTTCCGCGTCAAGGATCTCGTGGCCTGGTGGTCAAACGCGCATCATGAGCGTGTCGGCGGCGCAGAGCTGAGCGCGGCGACGGGCTGGACGCCGCAGAGCAAACCGATCTGGATCGTCGAGACGGGATGTCCGGCCGTCGATCGCGGCGCCAATGGGCCAAATGTGTTTCCAGACGCGCATTCGTCGGAAGGCGGCTTTCCTTATTTCTCGCGCGGCGGACGGGATGATTTGATGCAGGCGCGCGTTCTCGAAGCGATGATCGCGCATTTCGATCCGACGAGTCCCGGCGGTGACGCGCGCAATCCGCTCTCGCCGATTTATGGCGGGCGCATGGTCGACTCGGATCGCGTCCATGTCTGGTGCTGGGATGCGCGGCCGTTTCCCGCCTTTCCGGGCTGCTCGGATGTTTGGGCCGACGCGGCGAATTGGGAGACGGGACATTGGTTGAATGGAAGGCTAGAAGGCGCGCCGCTCGATCGGCTCGTTTCTGAGCTCGCATCGACGATCGAGACGGGGGACTTGCGCGTCGAGCGGCCGGCGATTCACGGCTTTGTCGACGGCTATGTTCTAGATGCGGCGATGTCGCCGCGCGAGGCGATCGAGCCGCTCGCTTCGTTGTTCGGCTTCGAGCCCATCGTCTCCGGCGGAGCGCTGCGCTTCGTCTCTCATGCGGCGAAGATCGTGCGCGAGATCGGAGACGGCGATCTCGTTCCGAACCAGGACGGCACTCTCGTCGAGCTGCGGCGCGCGCAGGAGAGCGAGTTGCCGCATGAGATTGCGCTGTCCTTCGGTGATTCGGAGTTCGACTATCGCACGGGCCGCGTGTTGTCGCGGCGGCTCGAGGGCTATTCGTCGCGACGCAGCGAGGCGCAGACCGCGGTGATGATCGGTCGGGCCAATGCGCAGCGATTGGCCGACATTTGGTTGCAGGATATTTGGGCTGGCCGCGAGACAGCCCGATTTTCGGTGCGGCCTGGACTCGTGATGTTGGAGCCGGGCGATGTGGTGTCGCTCGCGAGCGCTCCCGGCCGTCTTTTGCAGGTCACGCAGATCACCGATGGCGCGGCGCGAGCGATCGAGGCGCGCGCTGTCGATCCGAGCGTCTACGATGTTTGCGCGCATGCGGTCGCGCGGCGGATTCTCGCGCCTCCGGGCGTGATCGGGCCTCCGCGTATCCTCGTTCTCGATCTTGCGATCGCGAAAGATGGAGAGATGGCGCTGTCGCATGTAGCGGCTTTCGCCGACCCCTGGCCGGGCGCGCTCGCGATCTGGCGCAAGATCGGCTCGTCCTTCGAGTCGATCGGGCTGATCGAGAAGCGCGCGACGATCGGCGAGACGCTGGATGCGCTCGCGCCCGGACCGCTTGGATGTTTCGACCATGGCGCCAGCGTCACGGTGAAGCTCGCCTCGGGCGCGCTCGCCTCGGTGGACGACGGCAGCGCTTTCGCGCTGCGCTCGGCGATGGCGATCCGCGGCGCCGACGGCGCTTGGGAGATATTCGCTTTCACGCGCGCGGAGCTCGTCGCGGCCGATACTTATCGATTGTCGCGATTGCTGCGCGGGATCGGGGGGGAAGATTCGCTCGCGTCACGGAGCGTGGCGGCGGGGGCGACGGTGGTTCTGCTCGACGATGCGATCGTCCCGCTCGCAGTGGATGTCGCAGAGATCGATTCGGCGCGGGTCTATCGAATCGGACCCGCGGACCGCGATCATGGCGATCCGACCTTTGTCGAGCTCGACGTCGCGGCGACGCGCAAATCCTTGGCTCCCTATTCGCCGACTCATGCACAGGCGTGGCGAACCACGGAGGGCGTGGAAATCTCGTTCACGCGGCGCGGACGAATCGACGCCGACGCATGGGAGCCCTTCGACATTCCGCTCGGCGAGGAGAGCGAAGCCTTTGACATCGTCGTCGCGCTTCCGGGGGGCGGCGAGCGCGTGCTGAGCTCTGCGACCGATTCCGTCGTCTATGCGGCGAGCGACGAGCTCGCCGATTTCGGAGCGCCGCAGACGAGCTTCGCATTGTCGATATTTCAAATCGGCGCGCGTGTCGGTCGGGGTTTTCCGCTCGTCGCGACGCTGTTCATCGAGTGAGCCTCCATGACAGAAACGATTCATCTCGCTCTGCCCCGCATTGACGCGGCGCAGGCGCAAAAGCATGTGACTCACAATGAGGCGCTGGCGCTCCTCGACGCGATGACGCAACTCGCCGTCATCGAGAAGCGGACTTTCCCTCCGACCGCGCCTGCCGAAGGGGATCGATATCTCGTCATCGCCACGGCGACCGGGGCTTTCGCCGGGAAGGAGCAGAACGTCGCCGTTCGTCTCGCCGGCGGCTGGGTTTTCCTCACGCCGAAAGCGGGATGGCTCGCCTATGTGGAGGCCGAGCAGACGACGTTGCTCTACGACGGTTCGGCTTGGGTGGATGCGGGGCTCGCTCTGCGCGAGCTCCAGACTCTGGCGCTGCTAGGCCTAGGCGCAACAGCGGACTCGGCCAATCCGCTCTCTGTGAAAGCCAATGCTGTTTTATTCGCGGCGCGGACGATCGCGGAGGGCGGCGCCGGCGACTTGCGCGTCAAGCTCGTGAAAGAGGCGGCGGGCCATACGGTCTCGCAGCTCTATCAATCCAACTGGTCCGGCCGCGCGGAGACGGGGCTGATCGGCGACGATGATTTCCATGTGAAGGTCTCCGCCGATGGAACGACATGGCGGGAGGCGCTCATCGTCGACCGAGCGACCGGCCGGGTGGCGTTTCCGAGCGGAACGGGCGACGGCGCGCCCGCCGCCTTTCGCAATCGCCTGCGCAACGTCGCATTCGCGGTCAACCAGCGCGCCGTCTCGGGGACGGTGACGCTCGCGGCCGGACAATATGGCCATGACGGCGTCAAGGCAGGGGCCGCGGGGGCGAGCTATACATTTTCGGTGAGCGAGATCGATACGACTCTTTCGGTCACTGCCGGTTCGTTGATCCTGCCGATCGAAGCCGTTCTGATCGAAGGCGGAGCCTATGCGCTGGCGCATGACGGAACGGCGCAGGCGCGTGTCTGGCAGGGAACGGGCTATGCGGGTTTGGGCGCTTATGCGCCGGCCACGCGAAGCGCGCCGCTCGTCGTCGCGGGGCTGACGACGGGCGCGCAGACCAATGTCGAATTTTCCGCGGGGACAATTCTGCGACCGCAATTCGAACCGGGCGGCTATGCGACGGGGTTCGAGCGACGGCCGCCGGGCGTCGAGTCGGCGGTGTGCCAGCGCTATTACCAGCCGATCATCGGCTGGTGCGGCGGATGGCAGGTTTCCAGCACGCAACTCTCTGTCGCAGGCGCCTTCGCCGTTCCGATGAGAGCGGCGCCCACAGTGATGATCACGACGTCCGCGACGATAATCGTGCAGTTCGGTTGGTCGTTTCAGACCGCATTGGCGATCACGGCGGCGGGGGTGAACGGTAGCGGCGGGTATCTCGATATAACGACGACGACAGCGAGCATGGGGAGCCTCGGTTCGATCCGTGATTTGGGCATATTCGCTTCCGCGGAGATTTGAGACATGAGCTATTCGATCATCTCCGATGTTTCTGGATCGCCGCTCGCGCGCGTCGTTCGGCGCATCGCCGATGGGGCTGTCGTGCCCATCGACGCCGACAGCGTCGACAGCGCCGCCTATCGCCAATGGCTCGCCGACGGCAATGTGCCGACGCCCCTCGC
This genomic window from Methylosinus sp. H3A contains:
- a CDS encoding DUF2460 domain-containing protein, with translation MLEFHETRFPLDVSLNGRGGPERRTDVVTLGSNREARNARWAHSRRRYEAGYGVKSLAQLAVVIDFFEERRGRLIGFRWRDRADCSSARLGGAHSPVDQTLGVGDGVSTQFQLVKIYGASFAPYARAIAKPVEESVRVAVAGIEKTRGADFDVDATNGLVSFAPSAIPSSGAAVTAGFLFDVPARFDTDYLEIDVSAFEAGAIPKIPIVEIIP
- a CDS encoding glycoside hydrolase/phage tail family protein, with amino-acid sequence MATLLLQTAGAAIAPVGSILGNVLAGVGGVLVDAALQPRAATRYEVGPRLKAMDGVASTEGAAIPRVYGRVRIGGQMIWATRFLEQANVSLDGGSGNRGKGGGGSSQTVNVTYSYYANFAIGLCEGPIAFVRRIFADGNELDMTSLPIRIYNGDEEQLPDPLIVAKEGAENAPAYRGLAYIVFEQLALASFGNRIPQFTFEVTRPVAGLGEMIRAIDVIPGATEAGYQPSLQLNFFSPGATSAENRHQSTAASDWTASIDALQALCPNLESVALVVSWFGDDLRAGHCSIAPRVDATFKTIGEFDYVYGPYWPADWSVAGLNRASARLVSQLDGRAAFGGTPSDASVRAAIADLRARGLSVVFYPFVMMDVPPDNILPDPRTGAAGQPAFPWRGRITCDPAPGRAGAVDGTSEAATQVAAFFAQYRSFILHYAELCEEAGGVDAFLIGSELVALTRIRSAVGVFPAVAALEALAVDVKSVVRSGVKIGYAADWTEYGGQVLEEGEVRFPLDRLWASTAIDFVGIDIYWPLSDWRDGVDHLDAQIAASVYEIDYLGARVASGEGYDWFYASEADRQSQTRAPIADALGKPWMFRVKDLVAWWSNAHHERVGGAELSAATGWTPQSKPIWIVETGCPAVDRGANGPNVFPDAHSSEGGFPYFSRGGRDDLMQARVLEAMIAHFDPTSPGGDARNPLSPIYGGRMVDSDRVHVWCWDARPFPAFPGCSDVWADAANWETGHWLNGRLEGAPLDRLVSELASTIETGDLRVERPAIHGFVDGYVLDAAMSPREAIEPLASLFGFEPIVSGGALRFVSHAAKIVREIGDGDLVPNQDGTLVELRRAQESELPHEIALSFGDSEFDYRTGRVLSRRLEGYSSRRSEAQTAVMIGRANAQRLADIWLQDIWAGRETARFSVRPGLVMLEPGDVVSLASAPGRLLQVTQITDGAARAIEARAVDPSVYDVCAHAVARRILAPPGVIGPPRILVLDLAIAKDGEMALSHVAAFADPWPGALAIWRKIGSSFESIGLIEKRATIGETLDALAPGPLGCFDHGASVTVKLASGALASVDDGSAFALRSAMAIRGADGAWEIFAFTRAELVAADTYRLSRLLRGIGGEDSLASRSVAAGATVVLLDDAIVPLAVDVAEIDSARVYRIGPADRDHGDPTFVELDVAATRKSLAPYSPTHAQAWRTTEGVEISFTRRGRIDADAWEPFDIPLGEESEAFDIVVALPGGGERVLSSATDSVVYAASDELADFGAPQTSFALSIFQIGARVGRGFPLVATLFIE
- a CDS encoding rcc01693 family protein; its protein translation is MTPPAFPWARAMAFGLGVLRLSPRDFWAMTPRELACAAEGVYGRAAGAPSRDTLAALMRAFPDGDAK
- a CDS encoding NlpC/P60 family protein → MSGLARAAIVAEARRWIGTPYRHQASLIHVGCDCLGLVRGVWRGLVGPEPEETPPYSPDWAEAEGEETLSLAAHRHFTSVEAGSFRAGDVLLFRFRDFARAKHLGIATSATHMVHAHGGACVAEAPIGLWRKRMVDAFVFPGVMD
- a CDS encoding phage head closure protein; protein product: MSAPSIGEMRLRMSLEAAVDTPDDSGAMTRSYVPVGDLWVMLSPLSADAQFVAERQEQAVEWIAHIRWRSDVTNEMRLVAGARRLRVKSVHDPDGRRRFLLCRCEDIE
- a CDS encoding DUF2793 domain-containing protein, with translation MTETIHLALPRIDAAQAQKHVTHNEALALLDAMTQLAVIEKRTFPPTAPAEGDRYLVIATATGAFAGKEQNVAVRLAGGWVFLTPKAGWLAYVEAEQTTLLYDGSAWVDAGLALRELQTLALLGLGATADSANPLSVKANAVLFAARTIAEGGAGDLRVKLVKEAAGHTVSQLYQSNWSGRAETGLIGDDDFHVKVSADGTTWREALIVDRATGRVAFPSGTGDGAPAAFRNRLRNVAFAVNQRAVSGTVTLAAGQYGHDGVKAGAAGASYTFSVSEIDTTLSVTAGSLILPIEAVLIEGGAYALAHDGTAQARVWQGTGYAGLGAYAPATRSAPLVVAGLTTGAQTNVEFSAGTILRPQFEPGGYATGFERRPPGVESAVCQRYYQPIIGWCGGWQVSSTQLSVAGAFAVPMRAAPTVMITTSATIIVQFGWSFQTALAITAAGVNGSGGYLDITTTTASMGSLGSIRDLGIFASAEI
- a CDS encoding gene transfer agent family protein; the encoded protein is MVNRKRGDVEAALDGKVYRLCLTLGALAELESGLGASDLVALAERFEGRRLGARDLIRIIGCGLRGGGHEVSDDDVARMTVAGGLGDYVRIAAALLAATFGESEIANPTAPRDASG
- a CDS encoding head-tail connector protein; the encoded protein is MVPELLFGPALEPVSLDDAKAWLRLDSSDEDQLLSALIVSARMTVEAYARRFFVTQSWRMRLDAWPPHTLRRRTLAIPFAPFRSVSAIRVFDSSDVSQTLPGASYRAPATRDSGRVVFADAPAQPGRARDGIEIDVVAGYGDAATDTPEPLRRAILALVAHWHENRGDAGDVGAPLPTLVVALAKPFRRERLT
- a CDS encoding DUF2163 domain-containing protein gives rise to the protein MRSVSSTMRERLDARASSFCNCWRLARKDGTLQGFTDHDRDLVFAGVTYRAASGLTATQIEANVGLAVGSGEIVGALQSEGLEERDLANGLYDGAGVEIWLVDWSDVDNRLLVDAMTIGEVARSEFAFRAELRSLAHLFDETRGDSFQRGCSADLGDACCKVDVGASAFRTTGAVLGAARGAIVATLAGAFDDEFFTGGSLTFTSGDNAGARVAIKSHRRSGENVSLAPWSQLAGEIASGDTFALVAGCDKSAATCESKFSNIVNFRGFPHMPGNDVVMSYPSSLAPTMDGGSFFR
- a CDS encoding phage major tail protein, TP901-1 family produces the protein MSAQKGKDLLLKLDDGSGTFISVAGLRTRRLSFNAETVDVTDAESAGRWRELLDGAGVKRASLAGTGIFKDQASDALIRQLFFDGLLRDWRIVVPDFGVMAGAFQITSLDYRGEHNAEMTFDIALESASAISFTPA
- a CDS encoding DUF3168 domain-containing protein → MSLSAILALRKAMRARLAANGDLLAALGGAKIYDEAPRGAEAPYLLFTDTRLRDWSTAEARGAEQFVTLSIVSNQRGAAEGLAIGEKIVALLDEAPLTLDGHHLVDLRHQGSETRREHNGRFARVDLRFRATTEVL
- a CDS encoding phage tail tape measure protein, with the translated sequence MTDSTSSDSVAQSSLDLPFQALDLKTTKSLLQDINVVAASATKSLSSGLAGAAVSGKSFDTTLASIARSLAKLGVSAGAQVLAQGVSSGLSALISGAFGAGGGASVAPFAEGGVVASPTFFGANGAIGLMGERGAEAIMPLARGPDGRLGVAMQGARDAVAVTVNIAAHDVESFRRSEGQISAALARAVARGRRNL